One Streptococcus gallolyticus subsp. gallolyticus DSM 16831 DNA window includes the following coding sequences:
- a CDS encoding NADP-dependent oxidoreductase, producing the protein MKAAQHTSYNKNNITLNLTDITKPDIKPDQVLVKVTAAGVNPLDNMISRGEVKLIVPYKLPQTAGNEVVGLVEEVGSSVTNFTVGDRVFGRLPLDNIGAFAEYVAVEAAALAKVPAYLSDVEAAAVPLTALTIMQALDLMGAEAGKTIFISGGTGGVGGMAIPIAKAKGLTVITNGDGANAERVLALGADQFIDYKTEDYTQTLSQIDYVLDTLGGAETEKQMSIMKKGGQLVSLRAMPNGAFAKRMNLPKWKQFLFGLVGRKFDKMAESYGVNYHFIFVESNGQQLQEVADIFSQLEIKPSIDTVYPFEEVNVALDKVANGRSRGKTVLSFAK; encoded by the coding sequence ATGAAAGCAGCACAACACACATCTTATAACAAAAACAATATCACACTCAACCTAACAGACATTACTAAGCCAGACATCAAACCAGACCAAGTCCTTGTCAAAGTGACAGCAGCAGGTGTCAATCCTTTGGATAATATGATTTCTCGTGGTGAGGTTAAGCTGATTGTACCTTACAAGCTCCCACAAACAGCTGGAAATGAAGTTGTTGGATTGGTCGAAGAAGTAGGCTCAAGCGTGACTAATTTTACAGTTGGTGACCGTGTCTTTGGTCGTCTTCCCCTCGACAATATCGGTGCCTTTGCCGAATATGTGGCGGTCGAGGCTGCTGCCCTTGCCAAAGTTCCAGCTTACTTGAGCGATGTAGAAGCAGCTGCTGTTCCCCTGACTGCCTTGACTATTATGCAGGCCCTTGACCTCATGGGTGCAGAGGCTGGCAAGACCATTTTCATCTCAGGTGGTACAGGTGGCGTCGGTGGTATGGCCATTCCGATTGCCAAAGCCAAGGGCTTGACAGTCATTACCAACGGTGATGGTGCAAATGCAGAACGGGTATTGGCGCTGGGAGCTGACCAGTTTATCGACTACAAGACAGAAGATTACACCCAAACCCTGTCCCAAATCGATTATGTACTGGATACACTCGGTGGTGCAGAAACCGAAAAACAAATGTCGATTATGAAAAAAGGTGGTCAGTTGGTATCCCTCCGTGCCATGCCAAACGGAGCCTTTGCCAAACGCATGAATCTACCAAAATGGAAGCAATTCTTGTTTGGTTTGGTCGGTCGCAAGTTTGACAAGATGGCTGAAAGTTACGGTGTGAACTATCATTTCATCTTCGTAGAAAGCAATGGGCAACAGCTACAAGAAGTGGCAGATATTTTCAGCCAACTTGAAATCAAACCGTCTATCGACACCGTTTACCCATTTGAAGAAGTCAACGTAGCCTTGGACAAGGTCGCCAACGGTCGCTCACGTGGAAAAACTGTCCTCAGTTTTGCAAAATAG
- a CDS encoding CatB-related O-acetyltransferase has product MTKSQNFYLKDTIQSKNIFVGKYTYFAKENIHEDFERDYVLYNKEGRSNLIIGNFTSIANGVEFIMPSANHSMTSFSTYPFMLVKNEWADKTSMTVKDLPEKGDTIVGHDVWIGRNATILPGVTIGNGAVIGSNAVVSKDVPDYAIVAGNPARIIRYRFSTEMITFLNELEWWHFSDAQLDQAVPYLTNLNLEKSKQALLNIKNSQ; this is encoded by the coding sequence TGGAAAATATACCTACTTTGCTAAAGAGAATATCCATGAGGACTTTGAACGTGACTATGTCCTATATAACAAAGAAGGGCGATCAAATTTAATCATTGGAAATTTTACTAGTATTGCAAACGGAGTAGAATTTATTATGCCTTCAGCAAATCACTCTATGACATCTTTTTCAACCTATCCGTTTATGTTAGTTAAAAACGAATGGGCTGATAAAACCAGTATGACTGTGAAAGATTTACCAGAAAAAGGAGACACTATAGTCGGCCATGATGTTTGGATTGGTCGGAATGCAACAATTTTACCTGGGGTGACTATCGGAAATGGTGCAGTTATTGGCAGTAATGCAGTTGTTTCAAAAGATGTGCCAGACTATGCTATTGTTGCGGGCAATCCTGCACGAATTATTCGTTATCGGTTTTCTACTGAAATGATTACATTTCTAAACGAACTAGAATGGTGGCACTTTTCTGATGCTCAATTAGACCAGGCAGTCCCTTATCTGACAAATTTAAACCTAGAAAAATCAAAACAAGCCTTACTAAACATTAAAAATAGTCAATAA
- a CDS encoding alpha/beta fold hydrolase encodes MSYITTKNQYITVAGNQIAYRELGKGKSNLPLVMLVHLAATLDNWDPKLLDLLAEKEHVIVLDLPGVGASQGKVASTIPAMAEQAISIIKALGHNKINLLGLSMGGFIAQEIVRHDSQLVNRLILAGTGYRGGVEIDKVTGKTFRYMLKAGLERVDPKRYIFYNHDEAGRLEAEKVLGRMGERKAADADKEIKILGFLVQLKAIKRWGKEPQDDLAFITQPTLIVNGDKDMQVPTENSYIMHEKIKNSQLVIYPNAGHGSIFQNAEDFSKELIAFLEVTND; translated from the coding sequence ATGTCTTATATTACAACAAAAAATCAATATATAACTGTCGCTGGCAACCAGATTGCCTACCGTGAACTGGGTAAGGGCAAATCAAATCTGCCTCTGGTCATGTTGGTTCACTTGGCTGCAACCTTGGATAACTGGGATCCCAAATTATTGGATTTATTGGCTGAAAAAGAACATGTCATCGTTTTAGACCTGCCTGGCGTAGGAGCCAGTCAGGGTAAGGTGGCATCCACTATCCCAGCGATGGCAGAGCAGGCTATTTCTATTATCAAAGCTCTTGGACATAATAAAATCAATCTGCTCGGTCTTTCAATGGGTGGCTTTATCGCCCAAGAAATTGTTCGTCACGATAGTCAGCTTGTTAATCGTCTGATTCTAGCTGGAACAGGTTACCGTGGTGGTGTAGAAATAGATAAAGTGACGGGAAAAACCTTCCGATATATGCTAAAGGCTGGCTTAGAGCGCGTAGATCCAAAACGCTACATTTTCTACAACCATGATGAAGCAGGTCGCCTTGAAGCAGAAAAAGTTTTGGGGCGAATGGGAGAAAGAAAAGCTGCGGATGCTGATAAGGAAATAAAAATCCTCGGATTTTTGGTACAGCTGAAGGCTATCAAACGTTGGGGTAAGGAGCCTCAAGATGATTTGGCATTTATCACACAACCAACCCTAATTGTCAATGGTGATAAGGATATGCAAGTTCCGACTGAAAATTCCTATATCATGCATGAGAAAATCAAAAACAGTCAGCTTGTCATCTATCCAAATGCAGGTCATGGCTCAATCTTCCAAAATGCAGAGGACTTTTCAAAAGAGTTGATCGCATTTTTGGAGGTGACAAATGACTAA
- a CDS encoding Rrf2 family transcriptional regulator, with translation MDTKFSVALHILTMISESKEVLSSQSLAESVGTNASYIRKVIALLKNAGLITSQQGRSGYQLSKSPKEISLLEIYFATQEVEHINLFQIHQNANQACPVGKHIENAMSPIFSNLEEQLEKELRQETLDDVITNLYQSAKKKRI, from the coding sequence ATGGATACTAAATTCTCAGTTGCCCTTCATATTCTTACAATGATAAGTGAGAGCAAGGAAGTCCTCAGTTCGCAATCCTTAGCTGAAAGTGTCGGCACCAATGCCAGTTACATTCGTAAGGTGATTGCGCTATTAAAAAATGCAGGACTCATTACCTCTCAACAAGGGCGATCAGGCTATCAATTAAGTAAATCACCAAAAGAGATATCGTTATTGGAAATCTATTTTGCTACCCAAGAAGTAGAACATATCAATCTCTTTCAAATTCATCAAAATGCCAACCAGGCATGCCCAGTTGGTAAGCACATTGAAAATGCCATGTCCCCTATTTTTTCAAACCTTGAAGAGCAACTTGAAAAAGAACTAAGGCAAGAAACTTTGGATGATGTCATTACCAATCTCTACCAATCAGCCAAGAAAAAACGTATCTGA